From Flavobacterium arcticum, the proteins below share one genomic window:
- a CDS encoding CvpA family protein: MAIVDIIIGCILVYGFIRGVSKGFFAELASLLSILIGVYAAIMFSGYTTQAINRYLHWDGKYITIISFILTFALAVVAVTLLGKLFTKLANFAMMGWLNKLLGGIFGFLKWLVLLCLLVHIFSKINRKQTLADQKTLNESYCYNPMLNVYGTISPLLSKWSDSFWKENTETEEGQAPNEESEDNDSWIDGLNKSV, from the coding sequence ATGGCAATAGTAGATATAATTATAGGCTGTATACTTGTTTACGGTTTTATTCGTGGGGTATCAAAAGGCTTTTTTGCTGAGCTTGCTTCGCTGCTCTCTATACTTATAGGGGTTTATGCTGCTATAATGTTCTCTGGCTATACTACACAGGCTATTAACCGTTACCTGCACTGGGACGGAAAATACATCACTATAATTTCTTTTATACTCACCTTTGCGCTTGCGGTAGTAGCTGTAACTTTACTGGGCAAACTTTTTACCAAGCTAGCAAACTTTGCCATGATGGGTTGGCTAAATAAACTATTAGGGGGTATTTTTGGTTTTTTAAAATGGTTAGTACTGCTATGCTTACTAGTACATATTTTCTCGAAAATAAACCGCAAACAAACACTTGCTGATCAAAAAACATTAAACGAATCGTATTGCTATAACCCAATGCTAAATGTTTATGGTACTATTTCGCCATTGCTCTCTAAATGGTCAGACAGTTTTTGGAAAGAGAATACTGAAACGGAAGAAGGGCAAGCACCTAATGAAGAAAGTGAAGATAATGACTCTTGGATTGACGGGCTTAATAAAAGCGTTTAG
- a CDS encoding arsenate reductase family protein produces MKTIFYLKTCDTCKRILSELPNIEDFVLQDIKSEPITVKELEEMHRLAGNYEALFSRRATLYKERGLKDVELKQTDYKDLILEHYTFLSRPVVVDHERIFIGNSKKVTEAAIAHLSNE; encoded by the coding sequence ATGAAAACCATTTTTTATTTAAAAACCTGCGATACCTGTAAGCGCATACTAAGCGAATTACCCAACATAGAAGATTTTGTACTACAAGACATAAAATCAGAACCTATAACGGTAAAAGAGCTAGAAGAAATGCACCGCCTTGCAGGCAATTATGAAGCACTCTTTAGTCGTAGGGCTACTTTATATAAAGAACGCGGGCTAAAAGACGTAGAGCTTAAACAAACTGATTATAAAGATTTAATATTAGAACATTACACTTTTTTAAGTCGCCCTGTAGTAGTAGACCACGAACGTATATTTATAGGCAATAGTAAAAAAGTAACCGAAGCAGCTATAGCGCATTTAAGTAATGAGTAA
- a CDS encoding VWA domain-containing protein, giving the protein MYELDESKYLYLFAVIPVLVLLFLVNLYWQRKKQREFGNPELVKKLAPERSVFKPTLKLIVLLLGLSGIIIALVNPKIGTKTETVKREGIDIVFAIDVSKSMLAEDVAPNRLEKAKQIVSQTINQLGNDRIGIIGYAGSAYPVLPITSDYSVAKMFLQSMNTDMVSSQGTAISDALKLAGTFFDDPQTSKLVILISDGEDHGEGSAEAAKAAEEAGIKIITVGVGTEKGGPIPLKRNGITQSFKRDNAGEVVVTKMYSDQLKAIADVTKGGYIYGSSTREVSDYVKKALENIEKTEFESKEVSLYESQFQWFLGAAFVLLFIELFLLERKTAWIRKLNLFNEKE; this is encoded by the coding sequence ATGTACGAATTAGACGAATCAAAATACCTGTATTTATTTGCTGTCATTCCGGTGTTGGTACTGCTGTTTTTGGTAAACCTGTACTGGCAACGCAAAAAACAGCGCGAGTTTGGTAACCCCGAGTTGGTAAAAAAACTAGCGCCAGAGCGTTCGGTATTTAAACCTACATTAAAGCTGATAGTCTTACTTTTAGGATTATCGGGCATAATTATTGCGCTGGTAAACCCAAAAATAGGCACAAAAACCGAAACGGTAAAACGCGAAGGAATCGACATTGTTTTTGCTATAGACGTTTCTAAAAGTATGCTTGCCGAAGATGTTGCTCCAAACCGACTAGAAAAAGCGAAGCAAATAGTATCGCAAACTATAAACCAGCTAGGTAACGACAGGATAGGTATTATAGGCTATGCTGGTAGTGCTTACCCCGTGCTGCCCATAACGTCAGATTATAGTGTGGCAAAAATGTTCTTGCAAAGCATGAATACTGATATGGTATCGTCACAAGGAACAGCAATAAGCGATGCATTAAAATTGGCAGGTACTTTTTTTGACGATCCACAAACCAGCAAGTTGGTAATACTAATTTCAGACGGTGAAGACCATGGCGAAGGCAGTGCCGAAGCCGCCAAAGCTGCTGAAGAAGCAGGAATTAAAATAATAACCGTAGGTGTAGGAACAGAGAAAGGAGGACCTATACCATTAAAACGAAATGGTATAACCCAGAGCTTTAAGCGCGATAACGCTGGCGAAGTAGTGGTTACAAAAATGTATTCTGACCAACTTAAAGCCATAGCTGATGTAACCAAAGGAGGGTATATATATGGTAGCAGTACCAGAGAAGTGTCTGACTACGTGAAGAAAGCACTAGAGAACATCGAGAAAACCGAATTTGAATCGAAAGAAGTTTCGCTATACGAATCACAATTCCAGTGGTTTTTAGGCGCGGCTTTTGTATTGTTGTTTATAGAGCTATTTTTGCTAGAGCGCAAAACAGCTTGGATTAGAAAATTAAACCTGTTTAACGAAAAAGAATAA
- a CDS encoding DMT family transporter, producing the protein MSKRNLAIIAATVVAIIFGITFTVAKDVMPTYIKPFGFIAVRVGIATVLFWLVGLFVSREKIARSDFPRIIAAAFFGVAFNMLTFFEGLSQTSPIMASVLMVTTPIIVLVLSAIIMKERILRKKAIGIVLGLVGTVLLILYGKSVTSEGNALWGNFLVFINAVSYGLYLITVKKLMDKYNAFSLVKWIYLFGFIMVLPFGWQQLSEVNWAVMPQDIYWAVGFVVVCTTFFAYLLNLLAMKQLKPTTVAVFIYLQPFFATLFAIGVGKDELDVVKVLSALLIFVGVYLVTRPVKKVV; encoded by the coding sequence ATGAGTAAACGCAACCTTGCTATTATTGCAGCCACAGTAGTAGCTATAATATTTGGTATAACATTTACCGTTGCCAAAGATGTAATGCCTACCTATATAAAACCCTTTGGGTTTATAGCCGTACGGGTGGGCATAGCCACTGTTTTATTTTGGCTAGTAGGTTTGTTTGTTTCCCGAGAAAAAATAGCCCGTTCCGATTTCCCACGTATTATAGCTGCGGCATTTTTTGGGGTAGCATTCAATATGCTTACCTTTTTTGAGGGATTAAGTCAAACCTCGCCCATAATGGCGTCGGTACTTATGGTAACCACACCTATAATCGTGCTAGTACTCTCGGCTATTATCATGAAAGAGAGAATACTACGTAAAAAAGCCATTGGTATAGTGCTGGGGCTGGTGGGTACAGTGCTACTAATATTGTATGGCAAATCGGTAACTAGCGAAGGCAATGCCTTGTGGGGTAATTTTTTAGTATTTATCAATGCCGTGTCTTATGGTTTGTACCTCATCACAGTAAAAAAACTCATGGATAAGTACAACGCCTTTAGCCTTGTAAAATGGATATACCTCTTTGGGTTCATCATGGTACTGCCGTTTGGCTGGCAACAACTCAGCGAGGTAAACTGGGCAGTAATGCCACAAGATATTTACTGGGCAGTTGGTTTTGTGGTAGTTTGTACTACATTTTTCGCTTATTTACTTAACCTTTTGGCTATGAAACAGCTAAAACCCACAACAGTAGCCGTGTTTATATACCTGCAACCCTTTTTTGCAACCCTTTTTGCCATTGGTGTAGGCAAAGACGAGTTAGATGTAGTAAAAGTGCTATCTGCTTTATTGATATTCGTAGGGGTCTATTTGGTAACACGACCTGTTAAGAAGGTTGTGTAG
- a CDS encoding YicC/YloC family endoribonuclease, translating to MIQSMTGFGKASLQLPNKKVTIEIKSLNSKGLDLNVRMPSAFREMELTLRNRVAQALERGKVDFSMYIEVTGEETTTKVNAPIVKAYINQLREVVNGDETELMKMAVRMPDALKTEREEIDEEDWNQIQDIIGQALENIRSFRVSEGEALEKDFKARINNIMSLMKETVGYDTERIENVKKRLQTAIDELKVNVDENRFEQELIYYLEKMDITEEKVRLENHLNYFVETLSGNEANGRKLGFITQEMGREINTMGSKANHAQMQKLVVQMKDELEKIKEQVLNIL from the coding sequence ATGATACAATCCATGACTGGGTTTGGCAAAGCTTCTTTGCAATTACCCAACAAAAAAGTTACTATCGAAATAAAATCGCTTAATAGCAAAGGACTCGACCTTAACGTACGCATGCCTTCTGCTTTTCGCGAAATGGAGTTAACGCTCCGCAATCGCGTTGCCCAAGCACTAGAGCGTGGCAAGGTAGACTTCTCTATGTATATAGAGGTTACTGGCGAAGAAACAACAACTAAAGTAAATGCACCTATTGTAAAGGCGTATATTAACCAACTTCGTGAGGTGGTAAACGGCGACGAAACCGAATTAATGAAAATGGCGGTACGTATGCCCGATGCGCTAAAAACCGAGCGCGAAGAGATAGACGAAGAAGACTGGAACCAAATACAAGATATTATCGGTCAGGCGTTAGAGAACATAAGAAGTTTCCGTGTTAGCGAAGGCGAGGCATTAGAGAAAGATTTTAAAGCCCGTATCAACAACATTATGAGTCTTATGAAAGAAACGGTGGGGTATGATACTGAGCGTATAGAAAACGTAAAAAAGAGACTGCAAACCGCAATAGACGAGCTAAAGGTAAATGTAGACGAAAACCGTTTTGAGCAGGAACTTATCTATTACCTAGAAAAAATGGACATTACGGAAGAAAAAGTACGTCTAGAAAACCACCTTAACTATTTTGTAGAAACCCTTTCGGGTAACGAGGCTAACGGGCGTAAGCTAGGCTTTATTACACAAGAAATGGGACGCGAAATAAACACTATGGGCTCTAAAGCAAACCATGCACAAATGCAAAAGCTAGTAGTGCAAATGAAAGACGAGCTCGAAAAAATAAAAGAACAAGTATTAAATATATTATAG
- a CDS encoding vWA domain-containing protein → MGDVTFLHPSFFWLFLLLPLAIGWYIWKRKQQSATLTISTLQGFKATPSLLAKLKPMLFALRLLALSAMIVALARPRSVDVSSKTKTTRGIDIVMAMDVSGSMLAKDLKPNRLDALKEVAETFVDNRPNDRIGLVVYAGESYTKTPVTSDKQLVKQAIQSVEYDDTVLQDGTGIGVGLATAINRLKESKAKSRIIILLTDGVNNAGFIDPRMAADIAKEYGIKVYTIGIGTNGNAQFPYAKTADGRFLYRMMKVEIDEGLMKEIAKKTDGQYFRATSNSKLKAIYDEINKLETTEVNEMKFYNYDEKYRPWVLLALGLLLVEVLLRKTIYRSFI, encoded by the coding sequence ATGGGAGACGTTACTTTTTTACATCCAAGTTTCTTTTGGCTATTCCTACTGTTGCCATTGGCAATAGGCTGGTACATCTGGAAACGGAAACAACAATCGGCAACACTTACCATAAGTACATTGCAAGGCTTTAAAGCCACACCATCACTATTAGCAAAGCTAAAACCGATGCTTTTTGCATTGCGATTATTGGCATTAAGTGCCATGATAGTAGCATTAGCAAGACCACGCAGTGTAGATGTAAGCAGCAAAACCAAAACCACACGCGGTATAGACATTGTTATGGCAATGGACGTATCTGGAAGTATGCTGGCAAAAGATTTAAAACCAAACCGACTAGATGCCCTTAAAGAAGTTGCCGAAACCTTTGTAGATAACCGCCCTAACGATAGGATAGGGCTTGTAGTGTATGCTGGCGAAAGCTATACTAAAACGCCTGTTACCAGCGATAAACAATTGGTAAAACAAGCAATACAATCGGTAGAGTATGACGATACTGTACTGCAAGATGGTACAGGTATAGGTGTAGGGCTTGCCACCGCCATAAATAGACTAAAAGAAAGCAAGGCAAAAAGCCGTATTATTATACTACTTACCGATGGAGTTAACAATGCAGGATTTATAGACCCACGCATGGCTGCCGATATTGCCAAAGAATATGGTATAAAAGTATACACCATAGGTATAGGTACTAACGGTAACGCGCAGTTCCCGTATGCTAAGACTGCCGATGGTCGTTTTTTATACAGAATGATGAAAGTAGAAATAGACGAAGGCTTGATGAAAGAAATTGCCAAGAAGACCGACGGGCAGTATTTCCGTGCTACGAGCAACAGCAAGCTAAAGGCTATTTATGACGAAATAAACAAGCTCGAAACTACCGAAGTAAACGAGATGAAATTTTATAATTATGACGAGAAGTATCGCCCTTGGGTGCTATTAGCCCTAGGTCTATTACTCGTTGAGGTGTTATTGAGGAAAACCATTTACAGAAGCTTTATTTAA
- the pheS gene encoding phenylalanine--tRNA ligase subunit alpha: MIDKIKGYIAEAEAFTTQNKEELEAFRIKYLGKKGILNDFFAEFKNVAKEQKKEFGQVVNNLKKTAEEKVATLQEAMESKEETKGIYGDLTRPGEPFTVGSRHPISVIKNQIIDIFANIGFNVSEGPEIEDDWHNFTALNLPEYHPARDMQDTFFIQTNPDVLLRTHTSSVQVRYMEDNKPPIRTISPGRVFRNEAISARSHCIFHQIEGLYVDENVSFADLKQTLLYFTKEMFGKSKIRLRPSYFPFTEPSAEIDIYWGLKTETDYRITKGTGWLEIGGCGMVDPNVLKNCGIDETKYNGFAFGMGVERIAMLQYQIGDIRMFYENDVRFLEQFKSSI, from the coding sequence ATGATAGACAAGATTAAAGGTTATATAGCCGAAGCCGAAGCGTTCACTACGCAAAACAAAGAAGAACTCGAAGCATTTAGAATTAAATACTTAGGTAAAAAAGGTATATTAAACGACTTTTTTGCTGAGTTTAAAAATGTGGCTAAAGAGCAGAAAAAAGAGTTTGGGCAGGTAGTAAACAACCTTAAAAAAACAGCCGAAGAAAAAGTAGCAACCTTACAGGAAGCTATGGAAAGCAAAGAAGAAACAAAAGGTATTTATGGCGATTTAACTCGCCCAGGAGAGCCTTTTACTGTAGGTTCGCGCCATCCTATATCGGTTATTAAAAACCAAATTATAGATATTTTTGCTAATATTGGTTTCAACGTGTCCGAAGGACCAGAAATTGAAGATGACTGGCACAACTTTACGGCGCTAAACCTGCCAGAGTACCACCCAGCGCGCGATATGCAAGATACCTTCTTTATACAAACCAACCCCGATGTGTTGTTGCGCACGCACACCTCATCAGTACAGGTGCGTTATATGGAAGATAATAAACCACCTATACGTACTATATCGCCAGGGAGAGTATTCCGTAACGAGGCAATATCAGCACGTTCGCACTGTATTTTTCATCAAATAGAAGGATTGTATGTAGATGAAAATGTATCATTTGCCGACTTAAAACAAACACTTTTATACTTTACAAAAGAGATGTTTGGTAAAAGTAAAATCCGTTTGCGTCCGTCATACTTCCCATTTACAGAGCCAAGTGCCGAGATAGATATTTACTGGGGGCTTAAAACCGAAACCGATTACCGTATAACCAAAGGTACAGGCTGGCTAGAAATAGGCGGTTGTGGTATGGTAGACCCTAACGTGCTTAAAAATTGTGGTATAGACGAAACTAAATACAATGGTTTTGCCTTTGGTATGGGTGTAGAGCGTATAGCAATGCTACAATACCAAATAGGCGACATCAGGATGTTTTATGAAAACGATGTACGTTTCTTAGAGCAATTTAAATCGAGTATATAA
- a CDS encoding BatD family protein: MRNYILLLLLFCMQGLYAQEVQFTATPSKTKLGVNEKLRVEFTMTKDGDNFEPPSFDGFNAAGPSQMISNSWMNGKRSYSKTYTYVLTPTARGTFTVGQASIVIDGETYKTIPFQVTVTAAVARPNDPSAALAENAGKGIHVVAEVSKTNPYVNEPINVVYKLYVSQDASVRGTRQMDIPQFNDFWSQDIETDSRSVHEGTYNGESYRYIILKKVVLYPQKSGRLEVEPLSMELTIDVPTGRRDFFNRPLMTQTTKVMSSGTKYINVKPLPENGRPDDFSGAVGNFDFKVTPSKTTISNGESLQLNVAVSGKGNLKLFNLPKPVVPSSLEMYDPEHKEKITIPLSGMQGSISDNYAIIPQNKGKYPIKAMSFSYFDLTSGKYKTITTDEIMVDVLNVPGTSADNQDTASGVNKQPVQSTAQFRFVALDTKLQPINKKPFFGSMLFYILLFIPFLFIPIVMLLKKQKQARDNDVTGNKIRKNNKLAKKYLSEAKKHLGSKEPFYVALEKALHNFLKAKLNIETSEMAKPNIQELLESRGAKPETITDFIKIMDSCEFARYAPSSGEAMQQDYDNAVSVITKLEKEI; this comes from the coding sequence ATGAGAAACTATATACTATTATTACTACTATTTTGCATGCAAGGGCTTTATGCTCAAGAGGTACAGTTTACTGCGACACCTAGTAAAACTAAACTAGGTGTTAACGAAAAATTGCGTGTAGAGTTTACCATGACTAAAGATGGCGATAACTTTGAGCCACCCTCTTTCGATGGTTTCAATGCAGCAGGACCTAGCCAAATGATAAGCAATTCGTGGATGAATGGTAAACGTAGCTATAGTAAAACCTATACTTATGTACTTACACCTACTGCGCGAGGTACATTTACGGTAGGGCAAGCAAGTATAGTTATAGATGGCGAAACCTATAAAACCATACCGTTTCAGGTTACCGTTACGGCAGCCGTAGCAAGACCAAATGACCCTAGTGCAGCCTTAGCCGAAAATGCAGGTAAAGGCATTCATGTGGTGGCAGAGGTAAGCAAAACCAACCCATATGTAAATGAGCCTATCAATGTAGTATATAAATTATATGTTAGCCAAGATGCCAGTGTGCGCGGTACACGTCAAATGGACATTCCGCAGTTCAATGATTTTTGGAGTCAGGATATAGAAACCGACAGCCGCTCGGTACACGAGGGTACTTATAATGGCGAAAGCTACCGCTATATCATATTGAAAAAAGTGGTACTCTATCCGCAAAAAAGCGGTAGGCTAGAGGTAGAGCCACTTAGCATGGAGCTTACTATTGATGTACCTACGGGCAGGCGCGATTTCTTTAATCGTCCTTTAATGACACAAACGACTAAAGTAATGTCGTCAGGCACCAAGTATATCAACGTGAAACCGTTACCAGAAAATGGCAGACCTGATGACTTTAGTGGAGCAGTAGGTAACTTTGACTTTAAAGTTACACCCTCTAAAACTACAATTAGTAATGGAGAATCGTTACAGCTAAATGTTGCCGTTTCGGGTAAGGGTAACTTAAAGTTGTTCAACTTGCCAAAGCCTGTAGTACCATCGTCATTAGAAATGTATGACCCAGAGCATAAAGAAAAAATAACGATACCCCTATCGGGTATGCAAGGTAGCATTTCAGATAATTATGCTATTATTCCACAAAACAAAGGCAAATACCCTATCAAAGCAATGTCTTTCTCGTATTTCGATCTTACTTCGGGTAAATACAAAACTATAACTACCGATGAAATAATGGTAGATGTGCTTAATGTACCAGGAACTTCGGCAGATAATCAAGACACAGCATCGGGTGTAAACAAGCAGCCTGTACAAAGCACGGCGCAATTCCGCTTTGTAGCGCTTGACACTAAATTACAACCCATAAATAAAAAACCATTTTTTGGTTCCATGTTGTTTTATATACTGCTTTTTATACCGTTTTTGTTTATACCAATTGTTATGCTACTCAAAAAACAAAAACAAGCACGCGATAACGATGTTACAGGAAACAAAATAAGAAAGAACAACAAATTGGCTAAGAAATACCTATCCGAAGCCAAAAAGCATTTAGGTAGTAAAGAGCCATTTTATGTAGCATTAGAAAAAGCATTGCACAACTTCCTGAAAGCGAAATTAAACATAGAAACGTCCGAAATGGCAAAACCAAATATTCAGGAATTGTTAGAGTCGCGTGGTGCAAAACCTGAAACTATAACCGATTTTATTAAGATAATGGACAGTTGCGAGTTTGCACGCTATGCGCCATCATCAGGTGAAGCTATGCAACAAGACTATGACAATGCGGTAAGTGTAATAACAAAACTAGAGAAGGAAATTTAG
- the gmk gene encoding guanylate kinase → MNKGKLIVFSAPSGSGKTTIVRHLLQNPELDLEFSISAATRPPRGEEQHGKDYYFMSTDEFKKHIKAEDFVEWEEVYRDNFYGTLKSEVERIWSHGKNVIFDIDVAGGLRIKKKFPEETLAVFVKPPSVDELKIRLKKRSTESDDKINMRIAKASVELATAPQFDTIIKNYDLEVAQQEAYELVKEFVK, encoded by the coding sequence ATGAACAAAGGCAAACTAATAGTATTCTCGGCTCCTTCGGGCTCGGGCAAAACCACCATAGTAAGGCACTTGCTACAAAACCCTGAACTAGACCTTGAATTTTCTATATCGGCAGCTACTCGCCCCCCACGTGGCGAAGAGCAACACGGTAAAGATTATTACTTTATGAGTACCGATGAGTTTAAAAAACACATTAAAGCAGAAGACTTTGTAGAGTGGGAAGAGGTGTATCGCGATAATTTTTATGGTACACTAAAAAGCGAAGTAGAACGTATATGGTCGCACGGTAAAAACGTAATTTTTGACATTGATGTAGCAGGCGGACTGCGCATCAAGAAAAAATTTCCCGAAGAAACCCTTGCCGTATTTGTAAAACCACCAAGTGTTGATGAGCTAAAAATTCGCCTTAAAAAACGTAGTACAGAGAGTGACGATAAAATAAATATGCGAATTGCAAAAGCATCGGTAGAGCTTGCTACAGCACCGCAGTTTGATACTATTATAAAAAATTACGATCTCGAAGTCGCTCAGCAAGAAGCATATGAGCTGGTAAAAGAGTTTGTTAAATAA
- a CDS encoding tetratricopeptide repeat protein — protein MKKLLYILTVLFFAQGWAQSALDEGNALYKDGKYNEAAKKYQTILDNGNQSAEVYFNLANAYYKMDAVAPAIYNYEKALLLKPNYKDAKINLDYAQKMVIDDIQAVPQVGFSKMVYNFTGAYHYDAWAWGAVVAAFLFLLFFLGYYFAGTTVVKRIFFVGMFVALLGIVVTILSATFVKSEEAKQRPAIVFNEVVSVKSEPRDAAQDAFILHEGTKVLVKETLGNWKKIELADDSEGWVEKDAIKELK, from the coding sequence ATGAAAAAATTATTATATATACTAACAGTTTTATTTTTTGCACAAGGTTGGGCACAGTCCGCTTTAGATGAAGGCAACGCCCTGTATAAAGATGGTAAGTATAACGAAGCAGCTAAGAAGTATCAGACTATTTTAGATAACGGCAATCAGTCCGCAGAGGTATATTTTAACTTAGCGAATGCCTATTATAAAATGGATGCCGTAGCACCTGCTATATACAATTATGAAAAAGCACTATTACTAAAACCCAACTATAAAGATGCCAAGATAAACCTAGACTATGCCCAAAAAATGGTTATAGACGATATACAAGCCGTACCACAGGTTGGCTTTAGCAAAATGGTCTATAACTTTACAGGAGCCTATCATTATGATGCATGGGCATGGGGAGCAGTAGTAGCAGCATTTTTATTTTTGCTATTCTTTTTAGGGTACTATTTTGCAGGAACTACAGTAGTAAAGCGTATCTTTTTTGTAGGAATGTTTGTTGCATTATTGGGCATTGTAGTTACAATACTTTCAGCAACATTCGTAAAATCAGAAGAAGCAAAACAACGTCCTGCTATAGTGTTTAACGAAGTAGTATCGGTAAAAAGCGAACCCAGAGATGCAGCCCAAGATGCTTTTATACTACACGAGGGTACAAAAGTACTTGTAAAAGAAACACTAGGCAACTGGAAAAAAATTGAACTTGCCGATGATAGCGAAGGCTGGGTAGAAAAAGATGCCATTAAAGAGTTGAAATAG
- a CDS encoding tetratricopeptide repeat protein: MKVRLTYILLFCTVFVFSQEKEQSKDKYLPKGNEAFAEKDYTSAEADYRISQSKTPANANAAYNLGNAIYRQGQSGESMYAYLKAIENAQDKTQKHKAYHNLGNALMKEKDYQNAVQAYKNALRNNPQDDETRYNFALAKEMLKNNPPPEPPKDDKDKKDDKDKDKDKDDKNQKPNDKDNKDKGDKDDKKDKGDKGDDKKDKNNKDKGDQKDKGEGKDKEEKGGEGDEQEQDAPNPDKQRMRNLLDAMNNEEKKIQDKINAKKVKVQPKQQGKDW, translated from the coding sequence ATGAAAGTAAGACTTACCTATATACTGCTGTTTTGTACAGTATTCGTTTTTTCGCAGGAAAAAGAACAAAGCAAAGACAAGTATTTGCCAAAAGGCAATGAAGCCTTTGCAGAGAAAGATTACACCTCTGCGGAAGCTGATTACAGGATATCACAGTCAAAAACTCCTGCAAATGCCAATGCAGCCTACAATTTGGGTAATGCTATTTACAGGCAAGGGCAGTCGGGCGAGTCGATGTATGCTTATTTAAAAGCGATAGAAAACGCACAAGATAAAACGCAAAAACATAAAGCATACCATAATCTTGGTAATGCTTTAATGAAAGAGAAAGATTATCAAAATGCGGTACAAGCCTATAAAAATGCATTGCGCAATAATCCGCAAGATGATGAAACACGATATAACTTTGCTTTAGCAAAAGAAATGCTAAAAAATAACCCACCGCCAGAGCCACCTAAAGACGATAAGGATAAAAAAGACGACAAAGACAAGGATAAAGATAAGGACGACAAGAACCAAAAGCCTAACGATAAAGATAATAAAGACAAGGGCGATAAAGACGACAAGAAGGATAAAGGCGACAAGGGCGACGATAAAAAGGATAAAAATAATAAAGATAAAGGCGACCAAAAAGATAAGGGAGAGGGCAAAGACAAGGAAGAAAAAGGTGGCGAAGGCGATGAGCAGGAGCAAGATGCACCAAACCCCGACAAGCAGCGTATGAGAAACCTGCTAGATGCCATGAATAATGAAGAGAAGAAAATTCAGGATAAAATAAACGCCAAAAAGGTAAAAGTACAACCGAAACAACAGGGAAAAGACTGGTAA
- a CDS encoding DinB family protein — protein MKTAFKVTRDSRQLLLLFLEKYSLAQLNKIPEGFNNNIIWNIGHIIVIQQRIAYTLSGLPIMISDEMANMYMKDTKPERDVTAEEVEEMKTLLFTTLDKTEEDFKNGLFVNYKEHTTSMGFTLTNITNAVQFNNYHEGLHLGVIMSLRKLV, from the coding sequence ATGAAAACCGCATTCAAAGTTACTCGCGATAGCAGACAACTATTATTGTTATTTTTAGAAAAATATTCTTTAGCGCAGCTTAATAAAATACCCGAAGGTTTTAATAATAATATTATTTGGAACATTGGTCATATTATAGTGATACAACAGCGCATAGCCTACACACTATCTGGATTACCTATAATGATTAGCGACGAAATGGCAAACATGTACATGAAGGACACTAAACCCGAACGTGATGTAACTGCCGAAGAGGTTGAAGAAATGAAAACACTACTGTTTACTACCTTAGATAAAACTGAAGAAGATTTTAAAAATGGTCTTTTTGTAAATTATAAAGAGCATACCACCTCTATGGGTTTTACTCTTACTAATATTACTAATGCTGTGCAGTTTAACAATTACCACGAAGGTTTGCACTTAGGTGTTATAATGAGCTTGAGAAAACTAGTATAA